A genome region from Anaerobacillus alkaliphilus includes the following:
- the nikB gene encoding nickel ABC transporter permease, translated as MFSYILRRLVGMLPILLIVSIIAFLFVHLTPGDPIRIMYGAEIDQQTYEQFREREGFNDPLPVQYFRYMSNILTKADFGTSYRTRSDVSSEIVRRFGYTLTLTLLSMFWAIVIGMFIGIVSAVKRNSVWDRLGMVSSITALSVPEFWFGLMLMQLFAVQLGWLPTSGSGTLKHLILPSLTLGLGVAAIIARFTRSSVLEVLREDYVRTARAKGQKETTILLRHVLKNALIPVVTMTGLQFGFLIGGAVVVEQVFSWPGLGAYLIDSILSRDYPVIQALILLFSVQFLIVNLLVDISYAYLNPQIRYE; from the coding sequence ATGTTTTCATATATTCTGAGAAGGCTAGTAGGCATGCTTCCAATTTTGCTAATCGTTTCTATTATTGCCTTTCTATTTGTTCATTTAACACCTGGTGATCCAATTCGAATTATGTACGGTGCGGAAATAGACCAACAAACCTATGAACAGTTTCGTGAACGGGAAGGATTTAATGATCCTTTACCAGTGCAGTATTTTCGCTATATGTCCAATATATTGACCAAAGCAGATTTCGGTACTTCTTATCGTACTAGATCGGATGTTTCAAGTGAGATTGTGCGCAGGTTCGGTTATACATTAACTTTGACCTTGTTAAGTATGTTTTGGGCGATCGTGATTGGTATGTTCATTGGAATCGTATCCGCAGTTAAAAGAAACTCTGTGTGGGACCGTCTAGGAATGGTTTCCTCAATTACAGCGTTAAGTGTCCCTGAATTTTGGTTTGGCTTGATGCTCATGCAATTATTTGCTGTGCAGTTAGGATGGTTACCTACAAGTGGAAGCGGGACTTTGAAACATTTAATCTTACCTTCTTTAACCTTAGGACTAGGTGTGGCGGCGATCATTGCCAGGTTTACTCGTTCGAGTGTGTTAGAAGTTTTACGAGAAGATTATGTCCGAACAGCGAGGGCAAAAGGGCAAAAAGAAACAACGATTTTGTTACGGCATGTTTTAAAAAATGCGTTAATTCCTGTTGTTACGATGACTGGTCTCCAGTTTGGTTTTTTAATTGGTGGTGCAGTTGTAGTTGAGCAGGTGTTTTCATGGCCTGGCCTTGGTGCCTACTTAATTGACTCAATCCTGAGTCGTGATTACCCAGTCATACAAGCACTAATACTATTATTCTCTGTTCAATTTTTAATTGTTAATTTACTAGTCGATATTAGCTATGCTTATTTAAATCCACAAATAAGGTATGAATAG
- a CDS encoding methionine aminopeptidase, with protein MKLLDHFFDWHKANYDKKVEKMKEQGICPDCRGKGYHATVANAYIYMPSFDYKCYNCNGTGSYSEWENPSL; from the coding sequence ATGAAACTTCTCGACCATTTTTTTGATTGGCATAAAGCAAATTACGATAAGAAAGTAGAAAAGATGAAGGAACAAGGTATTTGTCCAGATTGTCGTGGCAAAGGATATCACGCCACAGTAGCCAATGCCTACATTTATATGCCATCTTTTGACTATAAGTGTTATAATTGTAATGGGACCGGTTCGTACTCCGAATGGGAAAACCCTTCTCTATAA
- a CDS encoding glutathione ABC transporter substrate-binding protein, whose protein sequence is MKSVRLFSFAIMFVLLLIVGACSSDKPATTEEPTETKEPVTENKEPVQQEPTLKPLVVAIEAEPTSLDPHNATDTNSATVQSVLLEGLLAFDENMNLVKVLATEYSFNEEATEITFQLREGVTFHDGTAFNAEVVKVNLDFVRNRDNGMARASFFSFIDEVVVNNDYSVTVRSKEANSAMASYLAHSAAAFKSVDEINKKIDNPEYNADRNPIGTGPFKFLEWRDSAHVKVVPFDNYWNEDGKAKVENITFKPVVEASTRVNMLKTGEVDIVFPLPTLSADELEADANIDVFTGSSTETFYIGMNVSLDKYKDVRVRKAMNHAVNKDSLIALVLDGYGQVLDSAIAPAVYGYAQQPIYEYDQGKAKELLAEAGQEGGFDAVLWTRNSTEFLTVAENVAIQLGAIGINVDVQAYETGTLFDMLDAGDGTDLFIGRWSPGTGEADWGLRPNFASDRIPPNYNNAGYYINEDLDQLFNQALQSPDPDETLRIYAEAQKVIYDDAPWVFLYVPDTIIAKRNELKGITVRATGAVVLTGAWKE, encoded by the coding sequence ATGAAATCAGTTCGTTTATTTAGCTTCGCAATTATGTTTGTGTTGTTGCTTATCGTAGGAGCATGTAGTAGTGATAAGCCTGCAACTACAGAAGAACCAACGGAAACGAAAGAACCTGTAACAGAAAACAAGGAACCAGTTCAACAAGAGCCAACGCTAAAACCGTTAGTCGTAGCGATTGAGGCAGAACCGACTTCATTGGATCCGCATAACGCCACTGATACGAATTCAGCAACCGTTCAAAGTGTTTTGTTAGAAGGACTATTAGCTTTTGATGAGAATATGAACTTAGTGAAAGTATTAGCTACTGAGTATTCTTTTAATGAAGAGGCGACAGAAATAACGTTCCAGCTAAGAGAAGGGGTAACATTCCATGATGGTACAGCTTTTAACGCCGAAGTAGTAAAAGTAAATTTAGACTTTGTTCGTAATCGCGATAATGGAATGGCACGTGCGAGCTTTTTCTCATTTATTGATGAGGTTGTTGTAAATAATGATTACAGTGTCACTGTTCGTTCGAAAGAAGCAAACTCTGCAATGGCTTCTTATCTAGCTCATAGTGCTGCTGCATTTAAATCAGTAGATGAAATTAATAAGAAAATTGATAACCCGGAATATAATGCAGATCGTAATCCAATTGGAACTGGTCCATTCAAATTTTTAGAGTGGAGAGATAGTGCTCATGTAAAAGTCGTTCCATTTGACAACTACTGGAACGAGGATGGAAAAGCAAAAGTTGAAAATATTACTTTTAAGCCAGTAGTAGAGGCAAGTACACGAGTAAATATGCTTAAAACAGGAGAGGTTGACATTGTCTTCCCGTTACCAACGTTAAGCGCTGATGAGTTAGAAGCAGATGCAAATATTGATGTCTTTACTGGTTCGTCTACTGAGACATTTTACATCGGTATGAATGTAAGTTTGGATAAATACAAAGATGTTCGTGTAAGAAAAGCGATGAACCATGCGGTTAATAAGGATTCGTTAATTGCCTTAGTTTTAGATGGGTATGGGCAAGTGTTAGATTCTGCAATTGCTCCAGCTGTCTATGGTTATGCTCAGCAACCGATCTATGAATATGATCAGGGTAAAGCGAAGGAGTTATTAGCTGAAGCTGGTCAAGAAGGCGGTTTTGATGCAGTGTTATGGACACGTAACTCGACAGAATTCTTAACTGTTGCTGAAAATGTAGCGATCCAGTTAGGGGCGATTGGGATTAACGTAGATGTTCAAGCTTATGAAACTGGAACTCTATTCGATATGTTAGATGCCGGTGATGGAACCGATTTATTTATTGGTAGATGGTCTCCGGGAACTGGAGAAGCGGATTGGGGCTTACGACCAAACTTTGCGTCTGACCGTATTCCACCTAACTATAACAATGCTGGCTACTATATTAATGAAGATTTAGATCAATTATTCAACCAAGCATTACAATCACCAGACCCTGACGAGACGTTACGAATTTATGCAGAGGCTCAAAAGGTGATTTATGATGATGCTCCTTGGGTGTTCTTATATGTACCAGACACAATTATCGCTAAGAGAAACGAGTTAAAAGGCATTACGGTTAGAGCAACTGGTGCAGTCGTATTAACGGGTGCTTGGAAAGAGTAA